In a genomic window of Thunnus thynnus chromosome 16, fThuThy2.1, whole genome shotgun sequence:
- the LOC137200077 gene encoding heat shock protein 30-like, with translation MLCSHGFQSTLSPFMDFYWPVRSLWPEVKPLLCQQDLLQRNLQELRSSLELIDKLQHKMLEETEPSQTAAAVQPVSYQLEKDGEHFGLTLDTQGFSPEELSVRQVGRKLRVSGKTEKEQEDGKGCYSYRRQEFRQEFDLPEELNPEAITCYLAPDGKLHIQEAKAPCVEEAERKLTIERSVEEKTQQSVCSHTEGSSTDTDHSAEDKPGNMD, from the coding sequence ATGCTGTGCTCTCATGGATTCCAGTCTACTCTCAGTCCATTCATGGACTTCTACTGGCCTGTACGCAGTCTGTGGCCAGAGGTCAAACCTCTGCTCTGCCAGCAGGATCTACTGCAGAGAAACCTCCAGGAGCTGCGCAGCAGTCTGGAGCTGATAGACAAACTTCAACACAAGATGCTGGAGGAGACGGAGCCTTCCCAAACCGCTGCAGCTGTGCAACCAGTCTCCTACCAGctggagaaagatggagagcaCTTTGGCCTGACCCTGGACACTCAAGGCTTTTCCCCAGAGGAGCTGTCTGTCAGGCAGGTGGGCAGGAAGCTGAGGGTCAGTgggaagacagagaaggagcaggaggacgGGAAAGGCTGCTACTCTTACAGACGCCAGGAGTTCAGACAGGAGTTTGATCTGCCTGAGGAGCTCAACCCTGAAGCCATCACCTGCTACCTGGCTCCAGACGGGAAGCTCCACATCCAGGAAGCCAAAGCTCCATGCGTGGAGGAGGCTGAGAGAAAACTGACTATCGAGAGGAGcgtggaggagaaaacacagcagagtgtgtgttcacacacagaaggcagcagcacagacacagaccaCAGCGCAGAGGACAAACCTGGAAACATGGACTAA